Below is a genomic region from Brassica oleracea var. oleracea cultivar TO1000 chromosome C9, BOL, whole genome shotgun sequence.
ATTAGTTCCATTTTTTTTTTTTAAATAACAATTTTTGCTAGGAAAGGATTAATAGTTATTTAGTTCCTGTAATGTAGCAATATTGTGTTATAGACATATTATTTTGTTCTTATAATCTAGAAAGTAAGTTAATTAGGCTTATAATAATGATAAGATTAGAGATTAAATGTAACATGACTTTCTAGTAATAGGTACAATAGTTCTTTTTTTTTAAAAAAAAATCACGCATAAACTACTTTTATTTTAATATATACCTTATCAAAATACAATAATTAATCCAGAGCGTATTAGTCATACTTGTAGTAGTATCTAGAGCGTCCGTATCGGTTGCTTCTTAACAAAAGTTCTCGTTGAAAAAACATTTAAAAAGTAAATAGCAGGTCGATCAAAAAGAAAAGAAAAGTAAATAGCAGGTGAGAGGAAAGAAAAATTATGAGAATCGTCGATTTATGATGAGACGATTTAACAATTTAAAGGTACTCTCTAACCACGTGTTCTTTCTTCATTGTATATATTTGATTTTTTACTTTTTGACTTTTAATTACCTAATCAAAATATCATTATAGAAGTCTAAGTGATTCCCCTAAAGATTCATTAATGATTTTATATCCGAAGGTTTGAAGTTCAAACCCCAAAATACACAAATTATACGTATTATGAAGAAAAATGGTTACAAAAAGTCTTCAGCATAATGCATGGCATATCATCGAACATAGATCTCATAGGATGATTCGAAGTGACGCAGTCAGACGTGTATTCTCATCTGGTGATATAATTGTCAGATATAGAATTGTGTTGTAATAGCATAATTAATCAGACGTTAAAAAAAAATCAAAATATCATTAAAACCAATATTAAAGAACTTTTGTTATAAGAAACAACCAAACAACCAATGCTGATGCATGTTCCAAAAAAAAAAAAAAAAAAAAAAAAAAAAAAAAAACCAATGCTGATGCATGCCCTTAGGCCTAGTATTCATGATCGTATTAAATATGTTTTGTACGTTTAAAATTAATAGATGTCTCAAAATTTGAGAAAATATAGAGTATGTCACTAGGGACAGGCATCCCCATCGAGAGAACTGTATGCATTAAGTTCAAACGATACAAATGAAATAAGAACCATTAAAGCTAAACCATCAATAGTCTCCAGTAAAAAGTATTCCCTCTCTATTTTTAAATAAATATCACCACGACATTTTTCACGTCTATTAAAAAAATAAATAAAATGTAATTAAGTTTCTATTAATTACATATCTTTGATCAATAATATTTGAAATAAATAAAATTATTTATAAGATCAATGCACTTTATAATTAATTTAAACTGAAAATAAATAAAATTAGAATTTTAAAATAACATTTAATATGAAACAGACACTCATTAAGTTTGCAAGTTCGAATTCTTTTACATTCGTGTTAATGAAAGTGAAACATCACTACGATATGGACTGATTTCCAATCATATACTATATATTTAGCCAATTCGAAATGTTTTATTTGCACAAATCAAACTAAGTAAAAATAAAATTGATTGGAAAACTTAACAAATCCAATAATATTTTCAAAATGAATGTTTGTATAAATTTTGTTCATTTAGATTTAACATACGGAAATTTACCGAATTTTTTCCACATTCGTAACAACGCTTTGTTAACAGGACTGAAGGAATCATGTCTATAAATCGGGTTGAGCTAGTCAGATTTGTATACAAATTCCAAAGTATTGATGTCCTGTATATGCATTTTTTCTTTATCGACTATTATGTTATCAAGGTCTCTACGTTGTATACATTGAATCATCGGCCAGACTGAATTTACATCCATGATCCATTGCTGTTTGAAGACTATCTAATACTGACTGTGTTTTATACACACACATATCTAATACATAATGCACCACCTCAGAATATGTAGTTATCTTTTCAACCTAAGCCTACCATATCGTCATTTTATTATAAAAGGGAAAATGAAAAAGATCCAAAACAATGGGCTCATATCTTATAATTAAAAAGTTATTATGCATGAGTTTCACCTAATTCCAAGTCTTAAGTTCTTCCTTTTTCTGGAGCTATAAGGAGCAGTCAACAGCTTCTATGTTCATATAGTATATAATTAGACATTTAAAATACAATTACATCAATTTTATATAGTTTACTAGTTTGGAATCTTTGGACCTATTCCCCCTATTCAACATCAAGTTTTGGAAAAAACAAATACAGCATTAGTTAATCACTTATCACAAAAAGACAACCTTCTTTTCTGCAAAAGAACATGATCTTCGAAGAAACCCATGAAGTCGAATCTTCAACCCATTGTTTTCTTTCTTAGAATATGCAACTTCTAAAACATACTGATTTAACTAAATAAATACAAAATTTGTTTTAAATAATTCTTGGATTTCGATGGTCGATGCAACAAACAGAAACAAGATCATTAACGCTTAGTCTAACAGTATAGAAGGCTAGCAATAATGATCTATATCTCGTAGTGACCAACAATGATTTCGAAGTAGAGATTGCATAATGTGAAGAGAAACCAGACACGTCTTAATAATCGCATTTTCAGTTATGTAGAGGATTTGGACCTGTGTGAACAAATCTCTTGTCGTCTTTATAAACATCATCTCTGTCTTCTTCTTCTTGATGTGGACCTGCGAATGACACAGAGGCTCTGGGGGACTGAAACGAGGCTGTTCTGTGGAGAGGACCAACCTTCCTCGGTGAAGGGTACGGTTGGTGATAATACTGATCAGGAGAAAGAGCTGATGAAGACAAATCAAACTGAGCAAAGATCAAGATTCCCCACAAGAACATGGTGAAGGCCGCTGCTCGTCTCCTTCTTCTTCTTTTGGCATGCTCTTTGCCTACAGAGTCTTCCATAAGGGTTTGATTCAAGTGAAAAAAGAAAATGTTTTATGGGTTTTTTAAGAAGCCCATGAGGGAGTGAAAACAGAGTATCTGAGTATAGTTCTCTATGTGTTTTCTTCTGAAGGAATGTTTCCCCCCCCCCCTTCCGCCTTTTTTTTTGGGTATTTGGTAGTGTAGAGCAGGTTAGGATTCAAGTAACAGATGAGAAAAAACAGGTTTTGACTAACTATAATAATAGTTCTTTTGAGGAAAAAGTGATAACTTTGAGTAGTAGTAGAAGATAATCCCAAAATACAAAACTCTTTTCTTTGTTTTGAGTGAAGTCTAAGTAACAAAAAAGTTTGTCTGAGATTCTTTGGATGATTAGAAAGAACAATGAAGTAGTAGGAGGAGAAAGTTTAAAGTTTTCTTTATCTTATGTGTATCAAACAATCTTGACCCCTTGATTCCTGGGAGAACCTTCTCATAAGTGTACTACTCAGATCTTTAAGCTTAACTTTTTTCCTATCTCTTATTATACTCAGAGCAACTCCATTGGGGAGTACTTAGCCCAAGAAGTCCTTAAAAACAGAATAAAAATAAATGACAAAGCCTGAATTAATGAAGTAACACTCTCTAAATTGGGCTTTCTAGGTTCGGTAAGGAGCCCTAACGTGGCACCTTCTCGTTGGATCGTGATGTCTCTCTCCTTCCTCGCGAGAAAACCGAAGAGAAGAGTTTGTTTCTCGACTTCTCCGTCTTCGACTTCTCCGTCTTCTCTCTGGGCGAGCTCCGCGACGTCTCCGCCGGCGTCTCTGAATCGACTAGTGTGGTGTCTCTCTCGGCGTCCCTATCTCGAACACGGTCGTCTCTCTCTCAACCTCGACGTCTCTGTCTCGATTCCTCAATCTTCTCTCTCTCGGTGACTTTCATCCTCGACTTCTCCGTCTTCTCTCTCTGTCAAACCTCGTCGACTCTCTCTCGAACCTCGTCGTCTCTGTCTCAACCTCTCCATCTTCGCTCTATCGGTGACTTTCATTCTTGACTTCTCCATCTTCTCTCTCTCTCTCTCGAATCTTGTCGACTCTCTCTCGAACCTCGTCTGGAATCTCGTCTCCGTCTCCTTATCGGTAAGAAAGCATTCATTTTTCTGATCTTTATGTTACGGCTGTCTCGATTTTGTTTCTGTGGTTTGGTTTATCTCCCATTCTCTGTTCGTGATTCATCTGTTTTGTCTTCTTCTTCCACAGGTTATGAAGTTCAGAAGACATAAGCTTCAAAAGAAGGCACCACTGAGGGAAGGAGTCAGTCCGGATTGAAGATGAAGAAGAAACAAGATAAGTCAGAACATTCTTGTCTTTTAAAATTGATGTCGTTGGTGATTGTTTGATAATATTGAGGACGGTGAAAACTGTTAGATTACTAGTACATTGTTTCTGGAAATCGAAATGCTTAAGTTTAATTTTTCCTCTGTTTTATATAAGTTAGTGATGGTGGGAATGATTGTTTGTGGAATCGAATTGTGCTTTCTTTGTTGTTTTTGTTTTCTGTTTTTTTTTTCGTTTATCTGATTATAGAGAGAAAGATTTTAATTGTTCTTTGTTTGTTGGTTGTGTGTTAGGGTTGAGGATGTCCATGGAAGAAAGGCAATGGGGAGGACTTAAAGCATGATCACATCAAAGCTTCTGTCTATCATTTCACAGCTGAGAAGAGGTAAATTGTCTTTCCTGTCTAAGTAGATTTAGCTGTAAGTGGTTGGGAATTAAATGATCTTTTAGGCTGCGTGGTAGATTTAGGCTGCTTGGTACACTACAGGAAATGTGGTTAGTAATAGCGGACGAAAAGCGCTATCATTTTGGTTTAATAGCGTTTCCTTGGACGCTCTGATATCACCCGTTATAAAAAGTCCAACCCTTTTAATAGCGATTTTCCTCTGTGCTATTACTAAGTGTATAACAATAGCGCTTTTGTGTTCGCAATTGTTAGTATTTATAATAACGTTTAATAAATGTTATTAGAACCAAATAATTTGATTTTTCCTAGTAGCAAAGATAGCAAATGTTTCGTGTTATTAATTAGTTTTATAATTATCCCAAAATTAATTAATAATAATTATTGAATTGATTTTTAAATAATTAATTCGAAAATATGAAATAAAAACAATATAAATTATTAAAATTCCAAAAATCAATATAATTATTCAAATCCCATAACACAACATTATCACATTCATACAAACCATCACACAAGCATACAACATATCATCAATCTACCACTAATAAACTTTCACAATCATCCCTAACATATACACTATCATCATCNNNNNNNNNNNNNNNNNNNNNNNNNNNNNNNNNNNNNNNNNNNNNNNNNNNNNNNNNNNNNNNNNNNNNNNNNNNNNNNNNNNNNNNNNNNNNNNNNNNNNNNNNNNNNNNNNNNNNNNNNNNNNNNNNNNNNNNNNNNNNNNNNNNNNNNNNNNNNNNNNNNNNNNNNNNNNNNNNNNNNNNNNNNNNNNNNNNNNNNNNNNNNNNNNNNNNNNNNNNNNNNNNNNNNNNNNNNNNNNNNNNNNNNNNNNNNNNNNNNNNNNNNNNNNNNNNNNNNNNNNNNNNNNNNNNNNNNNNNNNNNNNNNNNNNNNNNNNNNNNNNNNNNNNNNNNNNNNNNNNNNNNNNNNNNNNNNNNNNNNNNNNNNNNNNNNNNNNNNNNNNNNNNNNNNNNNNNNNNNNNNNNNNNNNNNNNNNNNNNNNNNNNNNNNNNNNNNNNNNNNNNNNNNNNNNNNNNNNNNNNNNNNNNNNNNNNNNNNNNNNNNNNNNNNNNNNNNNNNNNNNNNNNNNNNNNNNNNNNNNNNNNNNNNNNNNNNNNNNNNNNNNNNNNNNNNNNNNNNNNNNNNNNNNNNNNNNNNNNNNNNNNNNNNNNNNNNNNNNNNNNNNNNNNNNNNNNNNNNNNNNNNNNNNNNNNNNNNNNNNNNNNNNNNNNNNNNNNNNNNNNNNNNNNNNNNNNNNNNNNNNNNNNNNNNNNNNNNNNNNNNNNNNNNNNNNNNNNNNNNNNNNNNNNNNNNNNNNNNNNNNNNNNNNNNNNN
It encodes:
- the LOC106317358 gene encoding CLAVATA3/ESR (CLE)-related protein 16 — protein: MEDSVGKEHAKRRRRRRAAAFTMFLWGILIFAQFDLSSSALSPDQYYHQPYPSPRKVGPLHRTASFQSPRASVSFAGPHQEEEDRDDVYKDDKRFVHTGPNPLHN